GCTGGTGGCGACGGACATCGCCGCCCGCGGCATCGATGTCGAAGCGCTCGGCCACGTGGTCAACTTCGACGTGCCGTTGGTCCCCGAAGACTACATCCACCGCATCGGCCGCACCGGCCGGGCGGAGTTGACCGGCGACGCGTTCACCTTCGTCTCGCCGCAAGAGGAGGGCGAGTTGAAGAGCATCGAGCGTGTGGTCGGCAAGCGGCTGCCGCGCGTGACCGTGCCCGACTTCGACTACAGCGCAAAGCCGGAGGCGCGCCTCGAGGTGCCGCTGGCGGAGCGCATCGCGGGTATTCGCGCCAAGAAGGCGGAAGACCGCGGCCGGGCGAAGGCCAAAACGGAGCGCCGCGGAAACTCCGGCGCGGTGCAACAGCCACGTCAGAAAACACCCCGGCCGGGACCTAAAACCGGCGCAGGCCGGGCGGGGAACAGGGGGAGGCCGCGCTGATTGAGATTATCTTTTCAGGATTTCATTGTTGGGCTACACGCCAAATAACACTTTGTCATGAGCTTTGAAGCCGTCATTATTGCCGCCGGTTTTTTTGGTCTGCTGCTTTTATGGTTTGGTCTGCGGCGGCTGGGGCGCGGCCGGTTTTTTAGCGGCGGCCTGCAAGGTTTCAGTGGCGCCCTACTCGTTGCCTTTGCGGCTTTAACTTTTTCCCTGCTCGGCAACTTTTACACCTACCATCGCTTGATCGCCGAACAACCGCTGGCCGAGCTGCGCTTTCATACCTTGGGCCCACAATATTACCAGGTAAATATCCGCTACCCTTCCGGCGAACAGAAGGTATTCGATGTGCGCGGTGATGACTGGCAGCTTGATGCCCGCATCTTGAAATGGCGCGGCTATGCCACGTTGATCGGTTTTGACACCGCCTACCGGCTCGACCGTCTGAGCGGACGCTACCGCGCTATCGAACAAGAGCGCGGTGATGTGCACAGTGTCTACGCCTTATCGGAAGATCCCAAGCTGGACTTATGGACCTTGGCCAAGCGTTACAATGAATGGCTGCCCTGGGTGGATACGCTTTACGGCAGCGCAGCCTATCTCCCTATGGCTGATAATGCCCTCTATGCGGTGAGCGTGACGCAATCGGGGCTTGTTGCGCGCCCGCTCAATGAACCGGCGCGTAGCGCGGTCGAGCAGTGGCATTAAGTTTACAAGGTCCACAGCAACTGCAGGGCGGATTAGGGCTAGCGCCGTAACCAGCCCTGCGATCATTATACTAACACTCAGCGAATCAAAATCTGATCGCCGCGGCCCATCTTGGGATCGGCGTCTTTGGAGAATTTGATGATCGCAATGGCGCCGGTCATGGCCGCGCGCAAAGAGTGGGTCACAATGGCGTTTGCCCCTTCGACCGGAGAGATGAGATCAAAGGAGGCGCCGTCGCCCGGCCCGACTACGTAGCTTTGCAAGCCGCGCAGCGCGTTCTTCGGGTTGCCGGAGGGATAGACACGATCCCAGATCCCTGCGATGGAATGGAACGATGAAAATTCATTGGGGCCTGCGTTCACGAAATAAATGCGTACGCGCTCACCGGGCTTGGCCTGCAAAAGATTTTTTGCCGCAGCGTCATGAACGGGATCGTATCTGAATATACCGCCGTTAAATACCACGTTGCTCCACTTGTTGGCCATCATGTCATCCACGTTGTCCGGGTCTTTGTATAACTCGGATTGAATCAGGACATATTCGCGGTCGGCCTTGGACATCGCCTTCGGATCTTTCGGATCCACGATGATGGCGCCGAACATGCCGCGCGCGAGATGCTGCATCATGGGATCGGAACCGCAGTGGTAAAAAAATACACCGGGGTAATTGGCCTTGAAGCTGTAGCTCTTTTGCTCACCGGGCGCCACGCTGGCAAAGTCTTTCACCACGTCCAACTGTGCGGCGTGAAAATCCATGGAGTGCGGATGCTTGCTGTCCTTATCGTTAATCAGGGTAAATTTGACGACATCTCCCTCTGTCACGCGCACCACCGGGCCGGGGACTTTGCCGTCGAAGGTCCAGGTGGGGTAGAGCGTTCCCTTGTTGTCTATCGGCAGGTCCACTTCTTTGGCGTGCAGCGTTACTTCTACGGTTGCAGCGGATACCGGTTGTATTGTGACGCCAGCGGCCAGGATCATGGCGCTGATGAGCAGACGGTGAGGCATGTGGCTGAGGCGTTGCATGGTGGTCTCCTTGGCGTTATTGCGCACGATTAAAGATGTATAATATATACATCTTATTATTCGTGCTGTCAATATGCCGAGCTAAAATGGCAAGAACTCATTGAATTATCATTATATAAAATGTATATCCTGTACTTCTTATTATAAGACTAGCCGGTGGGGTGGCTGTGTATTATGCTGCCCGGCATAGATCACACTCATGCAACTTACCCGACATACCGATTACTCGTTACGCCTGCTGATCTACCTCGGCCAACATCCGGACTGCCTGGCGACTATCCCGGAAGTGGCCTCTTATTACCGCATTTCACGCAACCATCTGATGAAGATCGCCCATCGTCTGGCCTTGCATGGCTATATCGAAACGCTACGCGGCAAGCATGGCGGCATGCGGCTGGCGCGGCGCCCGGGGATGATTAATATCGGTGACGTGGTGCGCGACATGGAGGAAAGCTTTCATGTCGCCGAGTGCTTTAACCCGGACAACAAAACCTGCCCCCTGCTGCCGGCCTGCAATCTTAAGTTCGTGCTCGGCAAGGCGCTTAAGGGTTTTCTAGGCACGCTGGATGCTTATACTCTCGCGGATCTGCTCAGTCCGTCGAAGACTGCCCCGCACAACATATCCCTCCGCGCTAAGTTATAAGAACCCTCGCCAGATGCTGCAGCAGATTTCCAAATTCCCCAGCCCCCCTCAAGTCCCGCGCTGTTCTGCCGATGATTATCAAATGGAATATACTGATCCCGCATGAAGACATTACTCGACAAAACGGTACAACAAGCCGGCGCGATCATCCTCGGCAAGGAACATACGATACGCCTGGCTCTGGCCTGCCTGATGGCGCGCGGCCATTTGTTGATCGAGGATCTGCCGGGAGTCGGCAAGACGACGCTCGCGCACGTGCTGGCCAAGATCCTGGGGCTTAAGTTTAACCGTATCCAGTTCACCAGCGACCTGCTGCCGGCGGACATCCTGGGGGTGTCGGTGTACGAGCGCGACAGCGCAAGTTTTAAGTTTCACCCCGGGCCGATCTTCGCCCAGGTGCTGCTCGCCGATGAGATCAACCGCACCACGCCCAAGACGCAGAGCGCATTGTTGGAGGCGATGGAAGAGCATCAAGTGACCATCGAGGGCGAGACGCTCGCGCTGCCGGAGCCGTTTTTTGTCATCGCCACGCAGAACCCTATGCACTTGATCGGCACCTTCCCTCTGCCGGAGTCGCAGTTGGACCGCTTTATGATGTGTATCGAGATCGGCTATCCCGGTCCGGCGGCAGAGCGCGCGCTGCTCAAGGGACAGGATCGCCGCGCGGTGCTGACAGCGATCGAACCCTGTTTGACGCCGACCCAGCTCATCGAGACTCAAGAGGCCGTGCGGCACGTGCATATATCCGAGGCCTTGCTCGATTATCTGCAGGCGCTGTTGGAGTTTTCGCGCCGCTCCAGTCACTATAAAACCGGACTGTCGCCGCGCGCCGGGCTCGCCGCCCTGCACAGCGCCCAGGCCTGGGCGCTGCTGGAAGGGCGCGATCACGTCCTCCCTGAGGACGTGCAGACGGTGCTCCCGGGGGTGATCGGGCATCGTCTGCGGCCCAGCCTGGAGCACAGCGGGCAAGCGCCCGCGCAATGGGTGCGGCAGTTGCTGGACGCCGTAGCAATACCCTGACGGGTGCAGCGTGCCGGTTCAGACGCAAGGTTTGCTATGGAGGTTTCGCCCCGCCCGGTTTCTGAAAGGCGAAGGCCCGCAGACGGGGCCGGTCCGGCTCAATCTGCACCGGATATTCATACTGCCGACCCGTTACGGCTTGCTGTTCGCAGCGCTGCTTGCGGTGATGCTGCTGGGTTCGGTCAACTACGCCAACAGCCTCGGCTTTTTACTCACCTTTCTGCTCGGCGGCCTTGCGTTGGTCTCCATCCTGTACACCTATCTCAATCTCGCCGGACTGGAGATCGGCGCCGCGCGGTGCGAGCCGGTGTTTGCGGGCGAACCGGCCAGCTTTGTCCTCCATGCCGCCAATCCCGGCGCTATGCGCTACAGCGTTTCCTTTCAACTGGCCGGTCTGCCCGCGCAACTCACCGACCTGCCGCCGAATGAGATCAGCACGGTGCAACTGCTGCACCCGGCCCCCCGGCGCGGCCTGCTCAAGATGGGGCGTTTCACGGTCTCGACACGATTTCCGCTCGGCCTGTTTTGGACCTGGTCGCCGCTTGACCTCGATATGCGTTGTCTCGTCTACCCGCAACCCGCCGCCGGGTATAAGCCGTATCCGTCCGGCGGCGACGAGCTTGACAGCGGGCCTGGGCAGAAAGGCGGCGATGATTTTGCCGGGCTGCGCGCCCACCAGCGCGGCGAGCCGTTGCATCACATCCACTGGAAACTCGCCGCCCGCGAACAAGGTCTGTGGAGCAAACAGTTTGGCGGCGGGCCGAGCGAGCTGTGGCTGGAGTGGAATGCCGTGAACGAACCGGACACCGAAGCCCGCTTGAGCCGGTTGTGCCGCTGGGTGCTGGACGCCCATACTGCGGGCCTGCGCTACGGCCTGCGCCTGCCTGGCCTCACCCTCGTCCCCGCGCAGGGCGAGGCGCACAGGGCGGCGTGTCTGCGCAGCTTGGCGCTGTTTGAACTCGCCCAATGAAACAGGGCGAGGACCACACCTACCACCTGCGCACCCGCACCTTGCTGTGGATACTCGGCGCCCTGGCGCTGGTCAGCGCCCCGCATGTTGCGCACCTTCCGGTATGGATCAGCGGCTTTTGTCTGCTGCTGGGTGTGTGGCGCTGGCTGTGCGCGGTGCGCGGCTGGCGTCTGCCCAGTGCCTGGTTGCGCCTCTCCCTCACGGCGCTCGCCCTCGCGGGTGTCTATTTCAGCTTCAACACCTTGTTCGGGCGTGACGGCGGCGTCGCCTTGCTGCTCGTTATGCTGAGCCTGAAACTCCTGGAGATGCGCACGCGCCGCGACGCCTTCGTCGCGATCGTGCTGGCCTA
The sequence above is drawn from the Gammaproteobacteria bacterium genome and encodes:
- a CDS encoding Rrf2 family transcriptional regulator, yielding MQLTRHTDYSLRLLIYLGQHPDCLATIPEVASYYRISRNHLMKIAHRLALHGYIETLRGKHGGMRLARRPGMINIGDVVRDMEESFHVAECFNPDNKTCPLLPACNLKFVLGKALKGFLGTLDAYTLADLLSPSKTAPHNISLRAKL
- a CDS encoding cation/multidrug efflux pump — translated: MSFEAVIIAAGFFGLLLLWFGLRRLGRGRFFSGGLQGFSGALLVAFAALTFSLLGNFYTYHRLIAEQPLAELRFHTLGPQYYQVNIRYPSGEQKVFDVRGDDWQLDARILKWRGYATLIGFDTAYRLDRLSGRYRAIEQERGDVHSVYALSEDPKLDLWTLAKRYNEWLPWVDTLYGSAAYLPMADNALYAVSVTQSGLVARPLNEPARSAVEQWH
- a CDS encoding DUF58 domain-containing protein yields the protein MPVQTQGLLWRFRPARFLKGEGPQTGPVRLNLHRIFILPTRYGLLFAALLAVMLLGSVNYANSLGFLLTFLLGGLALVSILYTYLNLAGLEIGAARCEPVFAGEPASFVLHAANPGAMRYSVSFQLAGLPAQLTDLPPNEISTVQLLHPAPRRGLLKMGRFTVSTRFPLGLFWTWSPLDLDMRCLVYPQPAAGYKPYPSGGDELDSGPGQKGGDDFAGLRAHQRGEPLHHIHWKLAAREQGLWSKQFGGGPSELWLEWNAVNEPDTEARLSRLCRWVLDAHTAGLRYGLRLPGLTLVPAQGEAHRAACLRSLALFELAQ
- a CDS encoding MoxR family ATPase, with amino-acid sequence MKTLLDKTVQQAGAIILGKEHTIRLALACLMARGHLLIEDLPGVGKTTLAHVLAKILGLKFNRIQFTSDLLPADILGVSVYERDSASFKFHPGPIFAQVLLADEINRTTPKTQSALLEAMEEHQVTIEGETLALPEPFFVIATQNPMHLIGTFPLPESQLDRFMMCIEIGYPGPAAERALLKGQDRRAVLTAIEPCLTPTQLIETQEAVRHVHISEALLDYLQALLEFSRRSSHYKTGLSPRAGLAALHSAQAWALLEGRDHVLPEDVQTVLPGVIGHRLRPSLEHSGQAPAQWVRQLLDAVAIP
- a CDS encoding multicopper oxidase domain-containing protein — encoded protein: MPHRLLISAMILAAGVTIQPVSAATVEVTLHAKEVDLPIDNKGTLYPTWTFDGKVPGPVVRVTEGDVVKFTLINDKDSKHPHSMDFHAAQLDVVKDFASVAPGEQKSYSFKANYPGVFFYHCGSDPMMQHLARGMFGAIIVDPKDPKAMSKADREYVLIQSELYKDPDNVDDMMANKWSNVVFNGGIFRYDPVHDAAAKNLLQAKPGERVRIYFVNAGPNEFSSFHSIAGIWDRVYPSGNPKNALRGLQSYVVGPGDGASFDLISPVEGANAIVTHSLRAAMTGAIAIIKFSKDADPKMGRGDQILIR